The genomic interval TAGTGATTCCCACGCTGTATTCATTGGGAAAGGCAAAAATCGTACGAATCGCATCGCTATCTGGAGTTGCTGGGTTAAATAAAAGGCGTTCGTTGGCAAAAACAGAGGCAGTCACTGGCGTTAATTAGCTTCATTTAGCTATTGAGTCATCTATATCTTATTTTAAGCCCTAAAATTATTAAGTTGAAAATGAGTGTAATTAAGTTAGCAAGAATAATAGGTAATGCTTGTAGATAAATTCCATAAACTAACCACAAAAATACACCAGTTGAAAATATCATTAGCATCCCTAAAGAAACATCTTTAGCTGATTTTGATTGCCAGGTTTTAAATAATTGCGGTAGGAAAGCAATTGTGGTTAATGTTCCGGCTATTAGCCCTAAGATTGTGACGGAATTCATTTAATTTAGTAAGTAGGTGGGCATAATTAAATATCACATACAATATTTATCGGGTAATAGGTAATGGGTAATAGCTCATACTTAACCAATGACCAGTTAGCAACCCTTAAGTTACGTTTATTTTTACTCATTTACTTAGATAATATAAGCAAACTACTTCAGGAACAGAGAAAGCATAGACAGAAGTAAGCTGTTAGCTAAGATATGTTTTCAGTGAATTCTCTTTCTATTTCTTGAAGCGTTTGATGCAAATTTTCTGAGTGCAACCAACCAACAAAACCACTGTAGAGACATTTACCTTCGGGACAACTGACGAAAACGTGATCTATTCCTAATAGGTTTTTCCACGTGCAAATAGAAATCCCACTTTCTAAAGTAAAGCAAACTTGGGCTTTGCTAAAGTCTCGATGATGCGTGTCTGTGATACCAGAAACGAGTTGCAAACGCTGAATGAGTAAGTCAGTTAATTCAGGTTCGGAAATGTCGCTTAGTGTTTTTTCACTAGCCCAAAAATCTTGAATGACAATTGTAACATCCGAGTGATGGCGCATAATTGCGTGCGATAAGCCAGGAAGTAAAACAAACTGGGCATTGCGAAACTTAGTTGAACTTATCGGAATTGTGCCATCGCTACCGTTGTCAAAATCTCCGGCAATGATTAACGTGGGGATCGCTTTGGCGATCGCTTCGGCAATTTCTCGGCGATTTTTGCCTAAGTCGCGTGCAATACCTACTCCCAAACTTAGGGGATCAAGCAATCTTGCTAAGTCTGCCCCTCCGACAGGTGAGGCGATCAGCACTAATGATTCTACTCTTGACCACCATTCGGGATGACGATTGAGGACTTCAAGCCAGATTAATCCTCCCATCGAATGACCAATAATCCGGATAGGCATGTTGGGATATCGCAAATTGGTTTCAATCGCAATTTTTTCGACCGCCGCGATTAAAGGTTC from Chroogloeocystis siderophila 5.2 s.c.1 carries:
- a CDS encoding SemiSWEET transporter, producing MNSVTILGLIAGTLTTIAFLPQLFKTWQSKSAKDVSLGMLMIFSTGVFLWLVYGIYLQALPIILANLITLIFNLIILGLKIRYR
- a CDS encoding alpha/beta fold hydrolase, with protein sequence MPIDKPDFILYAQHGWADTGRAITSLANRLATPKTLVVSPNLGFINTWLRIEPLIAAVEKIAIETNLRYPNMPIRIIGHSMGGLIWLEVLNRHPEWWSRVESLVLIASPVGGADLARLLDPLSLGVGIARDLGKNRREIAEAIAKAIPTLIIAGDFDNGSDGTIPISSTKFRNAQFVLLPGLSHAIMRHHSDVTIVIQDFWASEKTLSDISEPELTDLLIQRLQLVSGITDTHHRDFSKAQVCFTLESGISICTWKNLLGIDHVFVSCPEGKCLYSGFVGWLHSENLHQTLQEIEREFTENIS